TGTCGGCCAATGGCAAAGAGGTAGCCAATAGCGTATATACAGGGCAGTTAGTTATCGCATAAGTTTTATTGCTTAGTCATAATATTAATTGTTAAAGCCCGCTGTGTCTACAGCGGGCTTGTTATATAAGCAATCGGTCAGGTATATCTCCTCACCTTCGCTTCTGATATTATACAGACAATACTTTCTTTATTACGAAAAGTCTTTACCTACAATCGTCCAATCGTTGTTACCAAAGCCTTTTTCTATCCATTGATCCATTACACCAGCTATAGCAGGTAAGAGTGAGAGTTGGATGTTGTTTTGTTGAGCAGAATCCAAGAACAACTGAGTGTCTTTTCTAGCCATGGCTAGCTCCCAGGAAGGATTGGTATGATCATCCATAGATAATCGCTTCAGGCGTGCATCGGCCTGTGCACCGGGGTTCCAATCTTGAAATAATTTCAGTATATCATCAACCCCTACGCCTTGCGCTTTTGCCACACCCATCATGTCTCTTAAGCCAAAAGCAAAACAAACCAGGAAGGCGTTGCCTATCAGTTTTATAGAGGCTGCTTTGCCTACTTCCGGTCCATAATGAATTAGCTTACCAGTCATTGGCTTTAGTTCCGGCTCCAGCGTTTTAATTAGCGCTTCATCGCCCGAAATCAGCATATAACCGGTACTATCCAGTGCATTGGCTGGGCCCATAAACACCGGTGCATGCTGGTAAGTAACGCCTCTCTCCTTCCAGTAAGCCGTTCTGCGAATAACACCTTCTTTAGATGTAGTGGTATGATCTATAATAATAGCACCAGGTGTAAAGCCAGCACTGGCAGCTTCCAGCACTTCATCTACCGATACATCATCTTTCAAGGTTACATGAATGCGGGTGACACCCTGTACCGCTTCTTTCACATCTGCAAAAGCGGTTGCACCAAACTGTTCCAGCCCCATAGCCTTTGCTGTGGTACGGTTCCACACCTGCACGCTCTCCCCTCTTTTGGCCATAGCCTTCACAAAGTTGGAACCCAATAATCCCATTCCTAAAAATGCTTTCTTATCCATATCCTTTTTATTAATTACAAGTTTTAAAATTAAACACTACAGGCTTTCTAGCTATTTAACAACAGGAACTCAACTGCCTTGGCAGGAACCATCAAGTGCCCCAAGCCGTAATTACCAAGGTTCTAGAGCCTCCCTGGTTGCGGTGCTCGCAAAGATAGATACCCTGCCAGGTTCCCAGTGCTAATTGTCCATTACGTATGGGTATCAATACCGAGCTACCCAATAGGGATGCTTTCAGGTGAGCCGGCATATCATCGGGCCCTTCATAATCGTGTGCATAGTCGGAATCGTTTTCCTTTACTGTTTTATTGAAGAACATTTCAAAGTCCTTGCGCACTGTAGGGTCGGCATTTTCATTAATGGTTAGCGAGGCCGATGTATGCTGAATAAATACCTGACAAAGTCCTGTTGTTATCTCACCTAATTGAGGCAAGGCCTGCTCTACTTCTGCAGTGATGAGGTGAAAGCCTCTACGCTTTTGGGGTAATGCTATGGTTTGCTGATAGATCTTCATGTACCAACCGTATTTTCTATTTACAAAGTTTAAAGCAATGATTCAATACTAAAAGCATGCAATTCTGAATAGGTATAAAAACAAACAAGGTCCTATAAAACTAGGACCTTGTTTGTTGGTTTATCTTTTATGCTTTACAGCGGGTCTGCTGTAACCTTAAATTTTGAGTCTGCCTTTACAGTTAACTCTTTTGCCACGCTAGAGCGTAACGTCACATCTGTGTAAAGTGTAAAGCTCTCGGCTTTTATATACTTATCTAGTTTTGAAGAACCTGGTACTAAATCAATTGCAGAAACACCGGTAGGCACATTATCCAGCGATGCCAGGAGTACTTTGTCTGAATTATCCGTTCCTATGTAAATTTTGATCGTTTTCAAAAAATCGAAATTCTCTGCTGCGGGATCTATTATGGTAAGCGACAATTTAGTTAAACTGACATCTTTTACCAGGTTGGCGCTTGTATTATTGTTTTTAAACGACTCCTGGGAACTAACCGTAGCTGGAACAGGCGAAATAACAGGTACGTTAATTAATCCTGTAGCAGGTATTTTAATATTGCTTGAGTTCTTTATTTCAAACGTGAGTAATTCATTTACTTTTTCACAACTGAATAAACACAGGAGGAATAAAGGAAGAAAGAAAATAGTCTTTTTCATATGTTAAGATTAGACAGGCAATTTAGAGCATTACACAAAACGAATTTCACCCTACTTACCTATTCCTTAAAAACCATAATTAATTGCTATAGTGTACTTCTTAGAAAAAAGCATTTTGAACAGATCATCCGGCAACACACTTCTTTTCTTACAACAATTCTACACTAAACAGCAGTAAGCGCTTTTGCTTTCTGGTAAAGCTCTTGTGCATGAAAGGGTTTCAACAATACATCGTTAAAGCCCATATCCAACACCTCTTTACTGGCTATTGCATCGGCTGTCATTAGCAGCACTGGTCCTGTGTAGCTTTTTTCCTGCCGCAGCTTCTTTACAGTCTCAACACCATCTAACACCGGCATATGCATATCCATTAATATCAGGTCGTAGTTTTTATTAGCCAGCTTAGCAATTGCTTGCTCGCCATTGTTGGCTTCATCTACAACTACTCCTTGGCGTTCCAGGTATTTGCGGGTTACCATTACATTAATAGGATTATCTTCTGTAATCAACACACTCAGGCCACTTAACTTATCTGCCCATGAGTCTTCTTTTATTTCTTTTACTACTGTTGGCTGTATGGCTTTTAGCTTCAGTTGAAACGAAAAGCTAGAGCCTACGTTTGGCGTAGAAGCTACCTGTATACAAGACCCCATAGCCTCTACCAGTTTTTTAGTAATAGCCAGCCCCAGTCCTGTACCCCCAAACTGCCGGTTTACGCCGGTATGCGCCTGCATAAACTGCTCAAAAATGCGCTGCTCCTGTTCTTTGCTAAAACCAATTCCCGTATCTTTTACTTCAAATAGCAGGTCAACCGATTGCGCGGTTGTAGTTATAGGCTTAACATGCAGGCTTACGCTTCCTTCCAATGTAAATTTTACAGCATTCCCTATCAGGTTATTGAGGATCTGCGTTAAGCGGGTGGGATCTGCCACTACCACTTCCGGCACTCCTTTATCAAGAGTAGCTTTAAGGCAAATACCTTTTTCTTTTGCTTTGGGATCATGTGTTTTGCGTACTTCATCTACCAGCTTTGGCAGGCTAAACTCCACTTCTTCAAGCATTACACTACCTGAAGTGATTTTGTTGTAGTCCAGAATATCATTTACAATCGAAAGCAGGTTTTTAGAAGCGAACTGTAGTGTATTGATATAGGCCTGCTGTTCTGGCTTTGGGGCTTCAGTTTGAAGAATTTCTACAATACCTATGATACCATTCAGTGGTGTTCTGATTTCGTGGCTCATGGTAGAAAGAAATTGTTCCTGTGCCGCACGAGCTGCATCAGCCTCTTGCTTTAGCTCCCTTTCAGTTATAGCCAACCGCTGCAGTTCTTTATTTTGCTTACGCACCTCCAATAAAATACCAGCTTGCTGTGTTAGCTTGCGAATGGCATTCTTTTGTTCTTCGTTTAGTGTTTTGGGCTGGGTATGACAAACGCACAAGGCGCCAAGGTTATACCCCTTAGGCGAACGGATAGGTGCACCAGCATAAAACCGAATTCCTGCTTCTATAGTAAATGGATTATCAAAAAAGCGCTCATCTTCTAAGAGATCCTCTACCAGGAAAAGATCATTCTGTAGAATGGTATGTGCACACATAGAGCCTTCACGCACCATTGTTGTGTCGCCTAATCCAAAATTGGCTTTCCCCCATTGTCTGTGTTTATCGATAAAATTGATGACGGAAAAATCGGTCTGGCAAATGAACGCTGCCAGTTCAACCAGGTGGTTGAAGTCTTGATCTTCTTCTGTATCCAGAATTTGGTAAGCGTATAAATCCTGTATCCGCTTTTCTTCATTAATAGGTAGAGGGGCAGCTAACATAAAGTATTACATAGGATATTTACGCAAAAAAAGCGGATTTTATTGAATTCACGCCTACTTTGACTAGAATCATTAGCCAACTCTATCATCCCTAAATAGATATATTCAAGTGACTCCTATAGGTGCAGTTAAGCATTTTACCCCATTTCAGTTTAACTAAATGCGGAGAGCATAGACTGGCACTTAGACAAAAGCCCGTTTTTAGCTACTCCCAAATACTCTTAAACCGACTACCCCTGTAGTTCTCTTACCACACCAAATTCAAGGTATACAACTAATTATAAGTCAGAATAAATAGTAATTTCGGCTTCATACTCTTAACCATGCAGTCTACAACCATTAGTGGAAGGCCGGCCCATACCCTTGAATTTTTAGCCGGCGGTGGAGAATTGGGTGAAATGATCAGAAAGTTTGACTGGTCATCAACACCTCTGGGCCCTTTTGAAAAATGGCCTCAAAGTTTACGTACTTGTATTCGCATTATGCTTACATCCCGCCAGCCCATATGGATTGGCTGGGGGAAAGACCTCATTAAGTTCTATAACGATCCTTATAAGGCCATTGTAGGGGGCAAGCATCCCTGGGCGCTGGGGTCGCCTGCCTCTATGGTGTGGAAAGACATCTGGAGAGATATTGAGCCTATGCTTAAGCAGGTTATGGAAAAAGATGAAGGCACGTATGTGGAGTCGCAGCTACTGATCATGGAGCGCAATGGCTACCCGGAAGAAACGTACTATACCTTTTCCTATACTCCCATACCTGGTGATGATGGAAAGACAGAAGGGATGTTTTGTGCCAATACGGACGACACTGATAAAATCATCAGCGAACGTCAATTACGGACGCTAACGCAATTGGGTAAGCGATTAACGGATTGCCAAAGCAACCGGGATGTTATTGAAAAGACCATCTATACCTTACAGGAGAACCCATATGATTTCCCTTTTGCTCTATTCCGGACTATCGCCGATGGCAAAGCCATTCTGGAGCGCTCAACACTGTTAGATGCAGAACAGAAAATATTTCCAAAAGATATTCACTTAAACTCTGATGATCCTGTTGCACTTGCAATAAATATGGCGCTGTATACCGGAGAGCTTCAAGTGTTTAAAAACCCCAAAGAGAGGCTACCAACTGTACCTACTGGTGCATGGCAGGTGCCGCCAACACAAGGTATTATTATACCCATTATACAAACCGGGATCAATGAACCATATGGCATACTGTCTGTTGGTGCAAATCCATACCGGCTGCTGAATGAAAAGTATTTGAGCTTTATAACATTGGTAGGCGACCAGGTAGCTACCGCCTTTGCCGATGTGCATGTATTGGAGGAAGAACGTAAACGTTCAGAAGCGCTCGCCGAAATTGACAAAGCAAAAACCATCTTCTTTTCTAACATCAGCCATGAATTCAGAACGCCACTAACCTTACTATTAGGGCCTATTGAAGAAGTAATGAATGACCCTGATACCATTGGTGAAAACAAGGTGCGCATGGACGTTGCCTATCGGAATGCCTTGCGCATGCAGCGGTTGGTAAACACCTTGCTGGAATTCTCCCGAATTGAAGCAGGACGATTGGAAGGTCGTTTTACCAAAGTGGATATTTGCTCGTTTACACAAGAGTTGGCCAGCACCTTTAGATCAGCCATTGAGAAGGCTGGCATGCAGTTGAAATTTGATTACAGCGCTATTCAATCGGATGTGTATGTAGATGTAGATATGTGGGAAAAGATTGTACTCAACCTTATATCCAATGCCTTCAAATACAGTAAAGAAGGAACAATATCTATTTCCGTAAAAGAAGTGAGTCAGAAGATCCTGTTTTCAGTTACAGATACAGGCGTTGGTATACCGCAAGATCATCTGAGTAAGATCTTTGACCGTTTTCACCGAATTGAGAATATACAAGGCAGAAGCCAGGAAGGATCCGGTATTGGCCTGGCTATGGTTAAAGAACTGGTACGATTACACCAAGGCGTTATAGATGTAGAAAGTACCGTTGGGAAAGGCTCTACATTTACAGTGGCTATTCCGGTAGGCTTAGACCATTTACCAGAAAACAAAATAGTAAAAGACGCGGCGGCACCTATAACCACGCGCTATGCAAATGCTTTTGTACAGGAGGCCATGAAATGGATCCCTACATCAGAATCAGAGTTGCAGGAAGCAGGCCTGCCCATTTCTTCAAAAGAAATTTCATTACTAGACACACCTCCTTCAGATAAAAAATACAAAGTGCTGGTAGCAGATGACAACAGGGATATGCGCGAATATCTTGAGCGCTTATTGTCTGTGCAGTTTGAAGTAATTACAGCTGTGGATGGAGAAGACGCCTATCAAAAAGTATTGCAACATTATCCAGACCTATTACTCACTGATGTAATGATGCCTCGACTGGATGGATTTGGTTTGCTTGAAAAAGTGCGTCAGCACCCAGACAGTAAAATGATACCTGTTATTCTATTGTCGGCACGCGCTGGCGAAGAAGCTAAGGTGGAAGGATTAGAAGCCGGAGCTGATGATTACCTGGTAAAACCTTTCTCAGCTAAAGAATTGCTGGCCCGGGTAGATGCCAATATTAAAATTTCAAAGACCCGTATTGCTGCAGCCAAGAACCTGAAAGATATAATTCAACAATCACAGATAGCCACTACCCTATTGCAAGGTCCATCCTTTGTCATTGAATTGGCTAATGAAAAAGCGCTTGAGCTTTGGGGCAGAAGCCATGAAGAGGTTATCAACAGACCTATTTTACAAGCCCTCCCTGAAATAGCGGAGCAGGGTTTTGGCTATTTACTGGAAGATGTATTTACCACCGGAAGAATACACAAGGCTTACGAAATACCCGTAGAACTGGTTCGTTTTGGAAAGCCGGAATTGGTATACTTAAACTTTATTTATCAGCCATTGCGCAATGACGACAATAAGATCACATCTATCATTGCAGTAGGGCTAGACGTAACTGAGCAGGTAATAAGCCGGAAAAAATTAGAGCAAAGTGAAAAAGAATTAAATGAATTGGCCAATGCTGTTCCACAATTAGTTTGGGCTGCTAATGAGGCTGGTAAGATTACTTATTATAATGACCGGGTAGCCGAATTTGCTGGTGCCTATAAAAATGAAGATGATACTTGGTCCTGGCAAGGACTTGTTCACCCGGATGATGCGAAAGCTACTGAAAATGCCTGGAGTCAAGCACTGGAACATGGAACAGTATATCAGGCGGAGCACCGTGTACAAATGAAGGATGGCAGCTATCGCTGGTATTTAAGTCGCGGATATCCTTACAAAGATAAAGATGGCAATATCATTAAATGGTTTGGCAGTGCCACCGATATACACGCATCTAAAGAACATGCAACCATACTGGAAGCGGAAGTAAAAAAGCGCACAGCAGAATTGTCGGAATTGAATGTTTCCTTAAAACGCTCTAACAGTGAGTTGCAGCAATTTGCACACGTAGCCAGTCATGATCTAAGAGAGCCACTGCGTAAGATCAAAACCTTTATTGGTCGCTTGGCCGATGATCCAGGCAACTCGTTAACGGAACGCTCAACTACTTTCGTACAAAAAGTCAATTCAGCTTCCGATAGGATGTTTTCCATGATTGAAGGGGTATTAAACTATTCGGTTCTCAATACTAGTGATCAAAGAATAGAAGCGGTTCAACTTAGCACGCTTATACAAAACATTGAATCTGACCTGGAGTTACTTATCACGCAGAAAAAGGCTGTTATTCGGTATTCAGCGCTACCGGTTATAGAAGGATCTGCAGTATTGCTGTACCAGCTATTCTATAATTTGATCAATAATTCATTGAAGTTCTCTAAACCCGACACGCCGCCTGTAATAGATATAGATGCAACTGATGAACATGGCCATGAAAAAGAATGGACATTGATCAAAGTACAGGACAACGGAATTGGTTTTGAGCAGGAGTATGCCGAAAAGATATTTGAAAGCTTTACACGCCTCAATTCAAAGGATCAATTTGAAGGTACAGGTTTAGGATTGTCCTTATGTAAAAGGATCGTAGAACGCCATGGAGGGTATATTGAAGCAACAGGAGAATTGGATAAAGGCGCTAGTTTTTCTATTCATCTTCCGATCATACAAAATCGCAAGAGTATATAAACTATGAAGAGAGTTGTTTTAGTTGATGACGACAGGGACGATGCAGAACTGTTTCAAGAAGCCTTAGAAGAGGTAGACAACAATTTACATTTTCAGCATTTTGAAAATGCACAGTCTGCCTTAACTGAATGGAATACCTCAACGAAAGTATTGCCTGATGTCATTTTTCTGGACCTTAATTTACCGCAGGTTAGTGGCTGGGAGATTTTAAAACATCTGAGACAAACCAATCACCTGGCAACTATTCCGGTAGTTATGTATACAACTTCATCACAGAAGCAAGAGGCAGAAATTGCTCACAACCTGGGCGCTAATTACTTTATTACCAAGCCTACTGATTACAATGAGTTGAAACGATTGTTGACAGAGGTGTTGGGTAAAGTTTTAGTATAACAACCAGATCCAAATAGATGCCCAAGAGGTAGTCACACAAAGTCGAAAGAAAGAAGGGGTGTTTTATAAACTTTGGGGTAGCTAGAAATCTACACTAAAAGATGCTACTCCAAAATTATCTGAACTAAAAGGGCTGAAATAAAAAAAGCCTGCCCTGCACCTTCCAAAATAGTATTCAGCAAATAGGCCGCGCTGAAGTTCCAGATCGGATTCAAACAACCTTGTCCTTTGAGCCATAAGACCTGTACGTATTGCCTTAATTGGTCTTATAGCTAATTCTGAATACGTATAAAAGAAGTTATTTTCTTTCGTTTTAAAGTCAAACAGGTATTCACTTTCAGAATAGAAATCAAACTTCTTATAAATGATCTCCGTTTCTAAACCAGGCGCTATACCATTTGTATTTCCAAAAACAACGCCCCCCATGGGCACCAGTACAAACTCAACGGCTTTGCCAAACTTAAATCTCCGTCCTGCCCAAAGAGATGCGGTGTTCTTGTCTTCATAATTATAGCGGCCTTCCAGGTGTAGCGTTTTGTGTCGGGCATAAAAAGTAGGATTAAAAAAATCCTTTTCATCAGGGATAATGAATAATTCAGCCCAGGCTGAAAATTTCCATTGAGAACTAGTAGAATCGATTTTATTCTCTTGTGCCGACAATTTTAATGAGGCAAAGCCTAGTAATAACAATAAATACTTTTTCATATTTATCCCCCCAATGCAATTGTTATTGCCACCAGCAGTATTCCAATTAAAGTGACGGCAGCACTCATTTTCCATTTACTGAATCCTGCATATTTAGCCACCGACCACCCACATAAAAACATCATTATTATAGCAACCAAGTTTGAAACTCTTAAAGCAAGCATTGTATTATGCATAAATACAAATGGCACAACAACGGGGAAAGTTGTAATAAATACAAGGATAAAAAGAGCTATAGCTCTCTTTATATCATTAAATGTCAAATGCACTTTTCCTGAAACGCCGGGAAGTTTCATTAATCTACTTCTTATTTGCTCCAAATCCTCTTTCTCTAATACCGAGGCTACTACGGGTGGCAAGGCATGAGAAATGCACCTTCTTGCTTTTTCTTTGTCTGAGGTTTTTTGAATAGAATCGAATATTATTTTGTTTCTGCTATTTTGAGCTAAGACTCCAATGAGGTACATGGTTGCATCAACAAACCCCCAAGCCAGATTACAACCAATTGCACCAACAAGTAATTGCCTAATTTCAGCTCGATGAGTATTGGCAATACTAATTGAGCAAGTAAAGCTGAGCGCCATTATTAATCCGAACAAGATTTCTTCCGCTCGATCCATCGGATTCAATAACCTTGGAGATTTGACAAAATCTTCCATAAAAAGAATTTAAACTTCTAAAGCTCCGTACCCTTGCTGCCGTTGTCACTTCTTGACGCCGTAATAATGGCCATATTGAAAACTCCATATTATTTGACAGCAAGAGGCAGAAAAATTTAGGTCACCGAAAGATTTATTTGCAAAGTTACTTGTGGACGCTGCCTAGTATCTTAACTTATCTGGGATGGCAGGCTTGAAAACTAATTGATACAAGGAAAAATGATCAAAGAGAAAGCAATCATTCTTTTGGTAGACTGATAATAAAAAAAAGGAGTCACATTTCTGTGACTCCTTCGTTTGTTTTTGTCGGGAAGACAGGATTCGAACCTGCGACCCCCTGGTCCCAAACCAGGTGCGCTACCGGCCTGCGCTACTTCCCGGTCCTGTTATCGGGCTGCAAAGGTAAGTGTTCTTTACATTCCGATAACATTTTATTTTTCAGCGGTGAGGGAGGGATTCGAACCCTCGGTAGAGCTTTAAGGCCCTACGACGGTTTAGCAAACCGTTGATTTCAGCCACTCATCCACCTCACCTCCTTTTGCAAGGGGTGGCAAAAATAAAGGTAAGTGTCGAATTACCAAAAAAAAGAAACCCCAAATTCTAAAATTAATTTTAGAATTTGGGGTCTTACTACGTTCTTTCAATGTTTACAAAGAAGCCAATTGCACTTTTTGCTGCAACTCCATTACATTATCTCTGAATACACCATCAGTATCCATCAAATCTTTTACAGTTTGACAAGAGTGTATAACTGTAGTATGATCGCGGCCACCAAAGTGTTCTCCAATAGTCTTTAAAGAATTTTTCGTGAATGCTTTTGCTAAATACATTGTTATCTGACGTGCCTGCACAATCTCACGCTTTCTTGTCTTTTGCAACAATTTATCATAGGCCACATCAAAATAATCACACACCAGTTTCTGAATGGTATCGATTGTAATTTCCTTGCTTGATGATTTTACAAAGTTCCGCAACACTTTCTTAGCTAATTCCAAATCTATTTCTCTACGGTTTAGCGAAGATTGTGCCAACAAAGAAATCAATGCGCCTTCTAACTCGCGCACGTTATTATTAATATTATAAGCAATATACTTAACAACCTCTGATGGCATCTCCAATCCATCATTCTTCATTTTACGCTCTAATATTTCAATGCGGGTTTCATAATCCGGCATTTGAATATCTGCGCTTAACCCCCAACGGAAGCGGCTTAATAAACGCTCTTGTACCCCTTCCAAATCTTTTGGCGGCTTATCGGAAGTTAACACCAGCTGCTTACCTGATTGGTGCAAGTGATTGAAGATGGCAAAGAATGCATCTTGAGACTTTTCAGCTTTATTAAAGAATTGCACATCATCAATGATCAACACATCGATCAACTGATAAAAATGAATAAAATCATTGATGGCATTATTGCGGCTATGATCAACAAACTGATTGATAAACTTTTCAGAGCTCACATATAACACCACTTTATTTGGGTGCAAACGCTTTACATCATTACCTATTGCCTGCGCAAGGTGCGTTTTACCAAAACCCACACCACCATATATTACTAAAGGATTGAAAGAATTAGCACCTGGCTTTTCTGCAACGGTTTTGCCTGCACGACGAGCCACACGATTACAATCGCCCTCTACATAAGCATCAAATGTATAAATAGGATTTAGCTGCGGGTCGATATGCATTTTTTTCAACCCTGGTATCACAAACGGATTTTTTACTGGTGTATTGACCACCAAAGGGAAATCCATTTCATTATTGGAAAATGATTTATAGCCATGACCAGCTACATCAACCGTTACGGGCTTATTGTAATTGTTACCGCCGTCTACCATAATACGGTATTCCAGCTGGGCATCTTTACCCAACTCTCTTTTCAGCGTTTTAGCCAACAGGTTTACATAATGCTCCTCTAAGTACTCATAAAAGAATTGGCTAGGCACCTGAATGACTAGTATTTTTTCTTTTAAAGCAACTGGCTTAATGGGCTCAAACCATGTTTTGAAATGCTGCCATTCTACGATGTCTTTTATGATAGACAAACAGTTGGTCCAAACGAGATTGGCATTTTTCTCCATGTATATCGAACAGTTTTAGAATATGTTATTGAATTAATGAACAGTTAGTTTTTCACAAGATGTGTATAAATAAATTTGGATAGGACAACGAATATCTAAAGGAAGTTCGAGAAAAAAAATTTTTATATCTCAGTTTTTTGTGTAACTAATATGGATTGCGCTGAAATCATTTTTTTCTTGCTAGATTTTTCAAAAATAAAATCCAACCTACCCAGTTGTATACCCGCAAATCCGACTTGATTGATCAATACATCATCCCCCTTTTTATTCTTTATGACTACAGGTGCATCCAGGAACGTATGTGTATGACCTCCAATGATTAAGTCAATATTTTCCGACTCTTTTGCCAACACCTTGTCACACATTTTATTCTGATCTTCTTTATACTCATAACCTAGATGTGACAAACAAATAATCAGATCACAACCTTTTTGTTTTAATTCTGCGCTATATCTATTTGCCTGCTGAATGGGATCTAAATATTTTGTATTACCAAACAAATTGGCGGGCACCAATCCATCCATTGCAATACCCACTCCTAAGATACCAATCCTCAACCCTCCTTTCTTAAAAATCTTGTAAGGTTGAGAACGTCCTTCCATAGGCGTATTGGCAAAATCATAGTTACTGATAATCAACGGAAAAGAGGCATGCCGCTCTAACTGCAAGGCCAAGTTCCCTAACCCTGCGTCAAAGTCATGATTACCAATCGTTGTGGCATCATAACCCATAGAAGTCATGGCTTTGATCTCCGGCTCCCCTTTATATATATTAAAATAAGGAGTGCCCTGAAAAATATCACCAGCGTCTAATAATAACACGTGCTCTTCCTGCTTTCGGATCTGCTTTATGAGTTGTGCGCGAGCTGCCACCCCTCCTAATCCTTGATTACGACTCCCATCCATAGGGAAAGGATCTATGCGACTGTGTGTATCATTTGTATGAAGGATCGTTAACTTATGCGGCGCTTCAAAATAAGATGCTGCATGTGTCAGTTTAGAACCTACCAGAAAAGCTCCAGTTGTAAGTGCTGATTGTGTTAAAAACTTTCTTCTATTGAGCATTGGATACACGATTGTCTTCGGTTGCAGAAATATTTTTTCCTTGAGATTTCAATACTTTGATATAGTCAAAGATTGCATCACGCATTAAATAGCCATTTGTTTGCTGCGGAATAGGCTTTAGCATAGCAGCATTATCACCACCGTTTGCCACATAATCAGAATTAGCGATGATGTATGTTTTATTTAAATCAAGCGGCACCCCTCCTACCTTCACATTTACAGCTTTTTTATTTTGTATCTGCATAGTAAGTCCAGCTACTGGCCAGCCACCATGTGCAGCCGTTAAATCCAGGAATTGCTGCAACACATCGCCTTTTACTTTTTGCAGAATCAATAAATTGTCAAATGGCATTATTTCAAACACTTTACCACGAGTTACAGGACCAGCTGCCAACTGATTAATACGAATACCTCCATAATTAACAAAAGCTGCATCTACAGCCACGCCATATTTTTCTTTAGCCATTACATACATAGCATCAGCCATAAAATTATTCAAGCTACCTTCTGGCATTTTTTTATCTAAAGTCTTTTCAGCAACACCAATTACCTGATTCATCCCTCTTTCCACACTATCTCTATAGGGCTGCATCAACTGCAGCATGCCTGAATCCTTAGGCACTTCGGCTGTTATCCGATAATCCTTATACTCTGTTTTAGTAGGTAGAAATAATGTATTACAAGAAGCTAAGAAACAGAGCAGTAGAGCGATGGGCATACTCTGTATTTGTTTTCTAAAAGTGCGCATGTGTTTGAAATTCTGGGCCAAAATTAGGTGGTGCCTGCTAAAATCACTCTTTTCATTCTTTAATTGAAATT
This genomic interval from Flavisolibacter tropicus contains the following:
- a CDS encoding ATP-binding protein, producing the protein MQSTTISGRPAHTLEFLAGGGELGEMIRKFDWSSTPLGPFEKWPQSLRTCIRIMLTSRQPIWIGWGKDLIKFYNDPYKAIVGGKHPWALGSPASMVWKDIWRDIEPMLKQVMEKDEGTYVESQLLIMERNGYPEETYYTFSYTPIPGDDGKTEGMFCANTDDTDKIISERQLRTLTQLGKRLTDCQSNRDVIEKTIYTLQENPYDFPFALFRTIADGKAILERSTLLDAEQKIFPKDIHLNSDDPVALAINMALYTGELQVFKNPKERLPTVPTGAWQVPPTQGIIIPIIQTGINEPYGILSVGANPYRLLNEKYLSFITLVGDQVATAFADVHVLEEERKRSEALAEIDKAKTIFFSNISHEFRTPLTLLLGPIEEVMNDPDTIGENKVRMDVAYRNALRMQRLVNTLLEFSRIEAGRLEGRFTKVDICSFTQELASTFRSAIEKAGMQLKFDYSAIQSDVYVDVDMWEKIVLNLISNAFKYSKEGTISISVKEVSQKILFSVTDTGVGIPQDHLSKIFDRFHRIENIQGRSQEGSGIGLAMVKELVRLHQGVIDVESTVGKGSTFTVAIPVGLDHLPENKIVKDAAAPITTRYANAFVQEAMKWIPTSESELQEAGLPISSKEISLLDTPPSDKKYKVLVADDNRDMREYLERLLSVQFEVITAVDGEDAYQKVLQHYPDLLLTDVMMPRLDGFGLLEKVRQHPDSKMIPVILLSARAGEEAKVEGLEAGADDYLVKPFSAKELLARVDANIKISKTRIAAAKNLKDIIQQSQIATTLLQGPSFVIELANEKALELWGRSHEEVINRPILQALPEIAEQGFGYLLEDVFTTGRIHKAYEIPVELVRFGKPELVYLNFIYQPLRNDDNKITSIIAVGLDVTEQVISRKKLEQSEKELNELANAVPQLVWAANEAGKITYYNDRVAEFAGAYKNEDDTWSWQGLVHPDDAKATENAWSQALEHGTVYQAEHRVQMKDGSYRWYLSRGYPYKDKDGNIIKWFGSATDIHASKEHATILEAEVKKRTAELSELNVSLKRSNSELQQFAHVASHDLREPLRKIKTFIGRLADDPGNSLTERSTTFVQKVNSASDRMFSMIEGVLNYSVLNTSDQRIEAVQLSTLIQNIESDLELLITQKKAVIRYSALPVIEGSAVLLYQLFYNLINNSLKFSKPDTPPVIDIDATDEHGHEKEWTLIKVQDNGIGFEQEYAEKIFESFTRLNSKDQFEGTGLGLSLCKRIVERHGGYIEATGELDKGASFSIHLPIIQNRKSI
- a CDS encoding response regulator; the protein is MKRVVLVDDDRDDAELFQEALEEVDNNLHFQHFENAQSALTEWNTSTKVLPDVIFLDLNLPQVSGWEILKHLRQTNHLATIPVVMYTTSSQKQEAEIAHNLGANYFITKPTDYNELKRLLTEVLGKVLV
- a CDS encoding VIT1/CCC1 transporter family protein, with amino-acid sequence MEDFVKSPRLLNPMDRAEEILFGLIMALSFTCSISIANTHRAEIRQLLVGAIGCNLAWGFVDATMYLIGVLAQNSRNKIIFDSIQKTSDKEKARRCISHALPPVVASVLEKEDLEQIRSRLMKLPGVSGKVHLTFNDIKRAIALFILVFITTFPVVVPFVFMHNTMLALRVSNLVAIIMMFLCGWSVAKYAGFSKWKMSAAVTLIGILLVAITIALGG